The Thermococcus thermotolerans genome contains a region encoding:
- a CDS encoding inorganic phosphate transporter has translation MAVEVWLLITVILGFAMAWAIGANDAANSMSTAVGAKAITPKQAVIIAGLLEFTGAYFFGKSVTETIRKGILDPTMITDPNVLIYGSVAALLAATLWLVIATKFGLPVSTTHSIIGGIAGYGIVYAGTAIVNWGKMTQVVLSWILSPIVGAIMAYFIFKALTKSIFERKDPVRSARIWSPFWIGLAFVVIGTMFYIKVLHGKDLKTGVFMYGVPLGIVVFFVTYVLIKLRFPSSDPFIGVEAIFRKVQVITSGYVALAHGANDVANAIGPVAAVYAVATMGLSGMQVPVPKWILALGGLGIAVGVATYGYRVMETVGKKITELTNTRGFTIDFSAATVVLVASWMGLPISTTHTVVGAVIGVGLARGVKAINKNIVRDIIISWFITVPVAGLISAAIFKFLMIVG, from the coding sequence ATGGCAGTGGAAGTGTGGCTACTGATAACCGTGATCCTCGGATTTGCCATGGCGTGGGCGATAGGCGCTAACGATGCCGCCAACTCGATGAGCACCGCGGTGGGTGCGAAGGCGATAACCCCCAAACAGGCCGTCATAATAGCCGGCCTTCTTGAGTTCACCGGGGCGTACTTCTTTGGAAAAAGCGTTACCGAGACCATACGGAAGGGCATCCTCGACCCGACGATGATAACCGACCCGAACGTTCTTATCTACGGTTCCGTTGCGGCGCTTCTCGCGGCGACCCTCTGGCTTGTAATAGCCACCAAGTTCGGCCTGCCTGTCTCGACAACCCATTCGATCATAGGCGGTATAGCGGGCTATGGAATAGTCTACGCCGGAACGGCCATAGTCAACTGGGGCAAGATGACTCAGGTTGTCCTCAGCTGGATACTCTCCCCGATAGTCGGGGCCATAATGGCCTACTTCATATTCAAGGCGTTAACAAAAAGCATCTTCGAGAGAAAAGACCCCGTGAGGAGTGCCCGCATCTGGTCTCCCTTCTGGATCGGGCTGGCCTTCGTGGTCATAGGGACGATGTTCTACATCAAGGTCCTCCACGGAAAGGACCTCAAGACGGGCGTTTTCATGTACGGCGTCCCGCTCGGCATAGTTGTGTTCTTTGTAACGTACGTCCTCATAAAGCTCCGCTTCCCGAGCAGCGACCCCTTCATAGGTGTCGAGGCAATCTTTAGAAAGGTTCAGGTCATCACCTCTGGTTACGTGGCCTTAGCGCATGGAGCCAACGACGTGGCAAACGCGATAGGCCCCGTCGCGGCCGTCTATGCGGTGGCAACGATGGGGCTGAGCGGCATGCAGGTTCCCGTCCCCAAGTGGATCCTTGCCCTCGGTGGCCTGGGGATAGCGGTAGGTGTTGCCACCTACGGATACAGGGTGATGGAGACGGTAGGAAAGAAGATAACGGAGCTCACCAACACGAGAGGCTTCACAATAGACTTTTCGGCAGCAACGGTCGTTCTGGTTGCCAGCTGGATGGGCCTGCCAATCTCAACAACGCATACCGTCGTTGGGGCAGTCATAGGGGTAGGCCTTGCCAGGGGAGTAAAGGCAATAAACAAGAACATCGTTAGGGACATAATAATCTCCTGGTTCATTACCGTTCCGGTCGCGGGTCTGATAAGCGCGGCCATATTCAAGTTCCTCATGATCGTGGGGTGA
- a CDS encoding TIGR00153 family protein, producing the protein MQVWTKLFAKSPFKPLIKHSEVVLNTVETLEKALQRWYDGDYEEMRKIAVEVDRLEDVADRIKEEIRDSLSSKLMMAVAREDVLIYLHMQDKVADAAEDTAKWLLIREPGELPVEVKEVILQMGMESIKAAKLVHEAIVQMDRVIESGFADGEISKEYEIIRQIESVENKIDGLDTKLMQLVFENTEKMSWGDGFYILNIARTLSNISDKAKDAAERIRLMMNK; encoded by the coding sequence ATGCAGGTCTGGACAAAACTCTTTGCGAAGAGCCCGTTCAAGCCCCTCATAAAGCACTCCGAGGTCGTTCTCAACACCGTTGAGACCCTCGAAAAGGCGCTCCAGCGCTGGTACGATGGGGACTACGAGGAGATGAGAAAGATAGCCGTCGAGGTTGACCGCCTTGAGGACGTTGCCGACAGGATAAAAGAGGAGATAAGGGACTCCCTCAGCTCGAAGCTCATGATGGCAGTGGCTAGAGAGGACGTGCTCATCTACCTCCACATGCAGGACAAGGTGGCAGATGCGGCAGAGGACACCGCCAAATGGCTTCTCATCAGGGAGCCTGGAGAGCTTCCGGTCGAGGTCAAGGAGGTAATCCTCCAGATGGGCATGGAGAGCATTAAGGCTGCAAAGCTCGTCCACGAGGCCATAGTCCAGATGGATAGGGTTATAGAGAGCGGCTTCGCCGACGGGGAGATATCCAAGGAGTACGAGATAATCAGGCAGATAGAGAGCGTCGAGAACAAGATAGACGGCCTCGACACGAAGCTCATGCAGCTCGTCTTTGAGAACACGGAAAAGATGAGCTGGGGCGACGGATTCTACATCCTCAACATCGCCAGAACCCTCAGCAACATCTCTGACAAGGCGAAGGATGCGGCCGAGAGGATAAGGCTCATGATGAATAAGTGA
- a CDS encoding Lrp/AsnC family transcriptional regulator, producing the protein MVTAFILMVTAAGKEREVMEKLLAMPEVKEAYVVYGEYDLVVKVETDTLKDLDQFITEKIRKMSEIQMTSTMIAI; encoded by the coding sequence ATGGTGACGGCTTTTATTTTGATGGTGACGGCCGCTGGAAAGGAAAGGGAAGTTATGGAGAAGCTTCTGGCCATGCCGGAGGTTAAGGAGGCCTACGTGGTCTACGGCGAGTACGACCTCGTCGTTAAGGTTGAGACAGACACGCTCAAGGACCTTGACCAGTTCATCACGGAGAAGATAAGGAAGATGTCCGAGATACAGATGACCTCGACGATGATAGCCATCTGA
- a CDS encoding serine/threonine protein kinase: MFDHLISKARLGRFYSHLKSLGFEEIRPYSKGTTSLIFRAMLDEKNVIIKLQRPDSPRQNFAREAKIVRTIEPFGVTPPLVRYGVFEGLEYLIREFAEGEIIFHADLEKRHLFEVVEKTALLDRLGLDHGQIQGGKHIIVGERVYLIDFEKANWRKPKNLTSAMAMIFLNDNYISRRVRAKFGIDGEFLDEMRNEVRAYKRTGRLSGLLRLLSRL; encoded by the coding sequence ATGTTCGACCACCTGATAAGCAAAGCCCGGCTGGGGCGGTTTTACTCTCACCTGAAATCGCTCGGATTCGAGGAAATCCGCCCCTACTCCAAGGGAACCACGAGCCTTATCTTCCGGGCAATGTTAGATGAAAAAAACGTCATCATTAAGCTCCAAAGGCCCGATTCGCCGAGGCAGAACTTCGCGAGGGAGGCGAAAATCGTCAGGACGATAGAGCCCTTCGGGGTAACTCCCCCGCTGGTGAGGTATGGCGTCTTTGAAGGCCTTGAGTACCTAATCCGGGAGTTCGCGGAGGGGGAGATAATCTTCCACGCCGACCTGGAAAAGCGCCACCTCTTTGAGGTAGTCGAGAAAACCGCCCTCCTCGACAGGCTCGGCCTCGACCACGGCCAGATCCAGGGCGGCAAGCACATAATAGTCGGCGAGCGCGTTTACCTCATAGACTTTGAGAAGGCCAACTGGAGGAAGCCGAAGAACCTCACCTCCGCGATGGCGATGATTTTCCTCAACGACAACTACATCTCGCGTCGGGTGAGGGCGAAGTTCGGTATCGATGGAGAATTTTTGGACGAAATGAGGAACGAAGTTAGGGCTTACAAAAGAACGGGGAGGCTTTCAGGCCTTCTCCGCCTCCTTTCTCGCCTTTAG
- a CDS encoding dipeptidyl-peptidase 5: MSSIEWNHETFSKFAYLGDPRIRGNLVAYTLTKANMKDNRYESTVVVEDLETGARRFIENASMPRISPDGRKLAFTRFNEEKKESEIWVADVQTLSAKKVLSAKNVRSIQWNDDSRRLLVVGFKRRDDEDFVFDDDVPAWFDNMGFFDGEKTTFWVLDTESEEVIERFEKPRFSSGIWHGDSILVNVPHREGSKPALFKFYDIYLWRDGEEEKLFERVSFMAVDSDGKAILLRGKREKKYLSEHEWLYIWDGELKPVYEGPLDVYDARLDDGRVYFLTPDAGRVNLWLWDGKAERIVAGDHCVYGFDVHGGRAVLLIATATRIAELYLYDGELKQITDYNGPIFERLKTFEPRHFRFRSIDLEIDGWYLKPELKEDEKAPVIVFVHGGPKGMYGHRFVYEMQLMANKGYYVVFVNPRGSNGYSEDFALRVLERTGLEDFQDIMNGIEEFFKLEPPADRERVGITGISYGGFMTNWALTQSDLFKAGISENGISYWLTNYAFSDIGLWYDVEVIGPNPLENDNYRKLSPLFYADRVKAPILLIHSLEDYRCPLDQSLMFYNVLRDMGKEAYIAIFKRGAHGHSIRGKPKHRAKRYRLFIEFFERKLKKYEEGFDVEEVMKGETKE; encoded by the coding sequence ATGAGCAGTATCGAATGGAACCATGAGACCTTTTCTAAGTTCGCCTACCTGGGCGACCCGAGAATAAGGGGGAACCTTGTCGCCTACACCCTCACCAAGGCCAACATGAAGGACAACAGGTACGAAAGCACCGTGGTCGTTGAGGACCTGGAGACCGGCGCGAGGCGCTTCATCGAGAACGCCTCCATGCCGAGGATCTCACCCGACGGCAGAAAGCTCGCCTTTACTCGCTTTAACGAGGAGAAGAAGGAGAGCGAGATATGGGTCGCTGACGTCCAGACCCTGAGCGCCAAGAAGGTTTTGAGCGCTAAAAACGTCCGCTCAATTCAGTGGAACGACGACTCCCGGAGGCTCCTCGTTGTGGGGTTCAAGAGGAGGGACGATGAGGACTTCGTCTTCGACGACGATGTTCCGGCCTGGTTTGATAACATGGGCTTCTTCGACGGCGAAAAGACCACCTTCTGGGTTCTTGACACGGAGAGCGAGGAGGTAATCGAGCGGTTCGAGAAGCCGAGGTTTTCAAGTGGGATATGGCACGGCGATTCCATACTCGTCAACGTCCCGCACCGCGAGGGAAGCAAGCCCGCCCTCTTCAAGTTCTACGACATCTACCTCTGGAGGGACGGCGAGGAGGAAAAGCTCTTCGAGCGCGTTTCCTTCATGGCGGTGGATTCCGACGGGAAGGCCATCCTTCTGAGGGGGAAGAGGGAGAAGAAGTACCTCAGCGAGCACGAGTGGCTCTACATCTGGGACGGAGAGCTCAAGCCGGTCTACGAAGGTCCGCTGGACGTCTATGACGCTAGGCTTGATGATGGGAGGGTCTACTTCCTGACGCCCGACGCTGGAAGGGTGAACCTCTGGCTCTGGGACGGGAAGGCCGAGAGAATCGTTGCCGGTGACCACTGTGTATACGGCTTCGACGTCCACGGAGGCAGGGCGGTTCTGCTTATAGCGACGGCGACGAGAATAGCGGAGCTCTACCTCTACGACGGCGAGCTGAAGCAGATAACCGACTACAACGGGCCGATATTCGAACGGCTCAAAACCTTTGAGCCGAGGCACTTCCGCTTCAGGTCCATTGACCTTGAGATAGACGGCTGGTACCTCAAACCGGAGCTGAAGGAAGATGAGAAGGCTCCGGTGATAGTCTTCGTCCACGGCGGACCGAAGGGGATGTACGGCCACCGCTTCGTCTACGAGATGCAGTTAATGGCGAACAAGGGCTACTACGTTGTCTTCGTGAACCCGCGCGGGAGCAACGGCTACAGCGAAGACTTTGCCCTCCGCGTGCTGGAGAGAACCGGTCTGGAGGACTTCCAGGACATAATGAACGGTATTGAGGAGTTCTTTAAGCTCGAACCCCCGGCAGACAGGGAGCGCGTTGGAATAACCGGCATAAGCTACGGCGGCTTCATGACCAACTGGGCCTTAACTCAGTCCGACCTCTTCAAGGCCGGCATCAGCGAGAACGGCATAAGCTACTGGCTGACGAACTACGCATTCTCAGACATAGGCCTCTGGTACGACGTTGAAGTCATCGGGCCAAATCCGCTCGAAAACGATAACTACAGGAAGCTCAGCCCACTGTTCTACGCAGATAGGGTTAAAGCGCCGATCCTGCTCATCCACAGCCTTGAGGACTACCGCTGTCCGCTCGACCAGAGTTTAATGTTCTACAACGTGCTCAGGGACATGGGCAAGGAGGCGTACATAGCGATATTCAAGCGTGGTGCCCACGGCCACAGCATACGGGGCAAGCCGAAGCACAGAGCGAAGAGGTACAGGCTCTTCATCGAGTTCTTCGAGCGCAAACTCAAGAAGTATGAGGAAGGCTTCGACGTGGAGGAGGTGATGAAGGGCGAAACGAAGGAATGA